From a region of the Thermomicrobium roseum DSM 5159 genome:
- a CDS encoding TerC family protein, which produces MVDVPLWGWLAFLALILGLLTLDLGVFHRKAHVVEMKEAGLWVAFWVSLSLLFGVFLWWWDGHEAGLQYFTGYLIELSLSADNMFVFVLIFTAFAVPAQYQHRVLYYGILGALIMRGLMILGGAWLISQFHWILYIFGAFLVFTGIRMLLEKEEREVDVENNIAIRLVSRFAPIVPRYYEQRFFVRIDGKRYATPLIVVLVLVEITDLMFAIDSIPAIFAVTRDPFIVFSSNVFAILGLRSMYFLLAGLVRRLAYLRYGLAFILSYIGVKMLIQDFYKIPTALSLGIVIVTLAISVIVSLVLAERRTVRQPVEVPPRD; this is translated from the coding sequence ATGGTCGACGTGCCGCTTTGGGGCTGGCTCGCTTTTCTCGCACTCATCCTCGGGCTCTTGACCCTCGACCTAGGCGTCTTCCATCGCAAGGCACACGTGGTCGAGATGAAGGAAGCCGGGCTCTGGGTTGCCTTCTGGGTAAGCCTCTCGTTGCTATTTGGTGTCTTCCTCTGGTGGTGGGATGGACACGAAGCTGGGCTCCAGTACTTCACCGGGTATCTCATCGAATTGTCGCTCTCGGCCGACAACATGTTCGTCTTCGTCCTGATTTTCACGGCCTTCGCCGTCCCCGCGCAGTACCAGCATCGGGTGCTCTACTACGGCATCCTCGGTGCGCTGATCATGCGCGGTCTGATGATCCTCGGCGGTGCCTGGCTCATCAGCCAGTTCCACTGGATTCTGTACATTTTCGGCGCTTTCCTCGTCTTCACTGGCATTCGCATGCTGCTCGAGAAAGAAGAGCGTGAGGTCGACGTCGAGAACAATATCGCCATCCGGCTCGTTTCACGCTTCGCCCCGATCGTCCCGCGTTACTACGAGCAACGCTTCTTCGTGCGCATCGACGGCAAGCGCTATGCAACGCCGCTGATCGTCGTGCTCGTGCTCGTCGAGATCACCGACCTCATGTTCGCCATCGACTCGATCCCAGCGATCTTCGCGGTGACGCGGGATCCCTTCATCGTCTTCTCCTCCAACGTCTTCGCCATTCTCGGCCTTCGCTCGATGTATTTCCTCTTGGCCGGCCTGGTGCGACGCTTGGCCTACTTGCGATACGGGTTGGCCTTCATCCTGAGCTACATCGGCGTCAAGATGCTGATTCAGGACTTCTACAAGATCCCGACGGCGCTGTCGCTGGGTATCGTGATCGTGACGCTCGCTATCAGCGTCATCGTGTCGCTCGTGCTCGCCGAGCGGCGAACAGTGCGACAGCCGGTCGAAGTACCGCCGCGCGACTGA
- a CDS encoding alpha-amylase family glycosyl hydrolase yields MEEERRWSWWQRAVIYHIYPRSFADSNGDGVGDLEGIRRKLDYLTWLGVDALWLSPIFRSPMADFGYDISDYLDVDPTFGTLEDLDRLIADAHARGIRVILDFVPNHTSDQHPWFIESRSHRDNPRRDWYIWADPAPDGGPPNNWRSVFGGSAWKFDTATGQYYLHTFLEEQPDLNWRNPEVQAAMLDVLRFWFARGVDGFRLDAIWFLIKDAELRDNPVDPDYTPDQPAYRELLPVYTSDRPEVHDILARMRQVADAFGERLLIGEIYLPIGRLVTYYGCRHRRELHLPFNFQLMLVPWEAQRIAAAIDTYEALLGPDDWPNWVLSNHDRPRVATRIGEEQARVAALLLLTLRGTPTIYYGDELGLADVPIPPDRRRDPLEHTIGPGAGRDPCRTPMPWDTSPYAGFSTVEPWLPLNPDYPKRNVAVQRDDPRSMLSLYRQLLILRRAEPALAIGSYRPVSATRDLLAYLREAAGRRLLVALDFGGREQVFTTTRFTLHGRILLSTHLDRAGEMVSGSLHLRPNEGCIVALAAH; encoded by the coding sequence GTGGAAGAAGAGCGACGCTGGTCCTGGTGGCAGCGTGCGGTCATCTATCACATCTATCCGCGCTCGTTCGCCGATTCCAATGGTGACGGCGTGGGTGATCTCGAAGGGATCCGCCGCAAGCTCGATTACCTGACCTGGCTGGGTGTCGATGCTCTCTGGCTCTCACCTATCTTCCGTTCCCCGATGGCCGACTTTGGGTACGATATCAGTGACTATCTGGATGTCGATCCTACTTTCGGTACACTCGAAGACCTCGACCGGCTGATCGCCGATGCCCATGCCCGCGGGATCCGTGTCATCCTCGACTTCGTCCCCAATCACACCTCCGACCAGCATCCCTGGTTCATCGAGTCACGCAGTCATCGTGACAATCCGCGCCGCGACTGGTACATCTGGGCCGATCCGGCTCCCGATGGCGGACCACCGAACAACTGGCGCAGTGTTTTTGGGGGTTCGGCCTGGAAATTCGACACAGCGACCGGACAGTACTATCTCCACACCTTCCTCGAGGAGCAGCCGGACTTGAACTGGCGCAACCCGGAGGTGCAGGCAGCGATGCTCGACGTCCTGCGCTTCTGGTTCGCGCGGGGGGTCGATGGCTTCCGACTGGATGCGATCTGGTTCCTGATCAAAGACGCTGAACTGCGCGACAATCCGGTCGACCCGGATTACACACCGGATCAACCTGCCTACCGGGAACTCTTGCCTGTCTACACCAGCGACCGGCCGGAGGTCCACGATATCCTGGCTCGCATGCGCCAGGTGGCCGACGCATTCGGAGAACGCCTGCTGATCGGCGAGATCTATCTCCCGATCGGTCGCTTGGTCACGTACTACGGATGCCGGCACCGTCGCGAGCTTCATCTCCCCTTCAATTTCCAGCTGATGCTGGTGCCCTGGGAAGCGCAACGAATCGCTGCCGCCATCGATACCTACGAGGCGTTGCTCGGTCCGGACGACTGGCCGAACTGGGTGCTGAGCAACCATGATCGCCCGCGCGTCGCCACACGCATCGGGGAGGAGCAGGCGCGGGTCGCCGCGCTGCTCCTCCTGACCCTGCGCGGGACACCGACCATCTACTATGGGGACGAACTCGGCCTCGCCGACGTCCCTATTCCGCCGGATCGTCGCCGCGATCCCCTGGAGCACACGATCGGTCCGGGAGCTGGACGTGACCCCTGCCGAACACCCATGCCTTGGGATACCAGCCCATATGCTGGCTTTTCCACGGTCGAACCCTGGCTTCCCCTCAACCCTGACTATCCGAAGAGGAACGTCGCAGTCCAGCGCGATGATCCGCGGTCGATGCTCTCGCTCTATCGCCAACTCCTGATCCTGCGTCGCGCCGAGCCAGCGCTGGCGATCGGGAGCTACCGCCCTGTCTCAGCGACCCGTGACCTCCTCGCCTACCTCCGCGAGGCAGCTGGTCGACGCCTGCTGGTCGCACTCGACTTCGGCGGCCGCGAGCAAGTGTTCACGACGACGCGCTTCACCCTGCACGGACGGATCCTCCTCTCGACCCACCTGGACCGTGCGGGCGAGATGGTCTCCGGCAGCCTGCACCTGCGACCGAATGAGGGGTGTATCGTCGCGCTCGCGGCGCATTGA
- the recG gene encoding ATP-dependent DNA helicase RecG, translated as MTTGTSQDPFQLLRRILELEKRKGFQDTAAAGGLERLVARNLLGWLAEFPSQKARLQELAALFRGYADRSPAARAELVEKALAVLDGSASVPAEQTRRPARPRPAARTAPVRVDRAVEPDDPVTVLPGVGSQRARQLEALGVTTVRDLLFLVPRRYLDYTQVVPIGRLGRLVRPGEEVTCSVIGEVVQIETRETSGGRRYVSVQLRDETGTIPVIWFNPYIARQLEAGQRIAVSGRLEGHGPYVRFRNPEWEPAEAELLQAGRIVPVYPLTQGLYQRQVRQLTRAALDLALPRLEDPLPPALRERNRLPSLAWALEQLHYPETLAAAERARRRLAFDEFLVLQLGLVQRRLAWHAQAGIAIPIDRAFLETFLASLPFQLTGAQRRALEEILADLAEPHPMSRLLQGDVGSGKTVVAAAAALLVHRAGYQAAILAPTEILAEQHFRTLTRLYHGLPGGERPLVALLTGSTPERDRGSILAGLASGTISIIVGTHALLEERVQFRRLALAVIDEQHRFGVLQRHTLRSKGENPHVLVMTATPIPRSLALVLHGDLDLSIIDELPPGRQPVKTYVVPGRKRTQAYEFVRREIEKGHQAFIICPLVEESEAIEARAATAEYERLQREVFPDLRLGLLHGRMSPREKEDVMTRFRDGELHILVSTAVVEVGIDIPNATVILIEGAERFGLAQLHQFRGRVGRGSAPSYCLLVSDASTETARQRLEAVASTTDGFRLAEIDLELRGPGEFLGTRQSGLPNLRFASLADLSTLQAARRTAEDLLRQDPLLAAPEHVPLAELVRALWTRSVADVS; from the coding sequence ATGACGACCGGCACGAGCCAGGATCCCTTCCAGTTACTCCGGCGCATCCTCGAACTGGAGAAGCGCAAAGGATTTCAGGATACCGCTGCCGCTGGTGGACTGGAACGATTGGTCGCACGCAATCTTCTGGGCTGGCTGGCCGAGTTCCCGAGCCAGAAGGCGCGACTTCAGGAGTTGGCAGCGCTCTTCCGCGGTTACGCCGACCGCTCGCCGGCTGCCCGCGCTGAGCTCGTCGAAAAAGCACTGGCGGTGTTGGACGGCTCGGCGAGCGTACCAGCTGAACAGACGCGTCGGCCGGCTCGCCCGCGACCAGCAGCACGCACCGCGCCGGTTCGGGTTGACCGAGCGGTGGAGCCTGATGACCCGGTGACCGTGTTGCCCGGCGTCGGCAGCCAGCGGGCTCGCCAACTGGAAGCGCTCGGCGTCACGACGGTCCGCGATCTCCTCTTTCTCGTACCCCGCCGCTATCTCGATTACACCCAGGTCGTGCCGATCGGTCGACTCGGACGCCTCGTTCGTCCCGGTGAAGAGGTGACGTGCTCCGTCATCGGCGAGGTGGTGCAGATCGAGACACGGGAGACGTCAGGCGGCCGCCGCTATGTCAGTGTTCAGCTGCGTGACGAGACGGGGACTATCCCGGTCATCTGGTTCAACCCCTATATCGCGCGCCAGCTGGAGGCTGGGCAGCGGATCGCGGTCAGCGGGCGGCTCGAGGGGCATGGTCCGTACGTCCGCTTCCGCAATCCGGAGTGGGAGCCGGCCGAGGCCGAGTTGCTCCAGGCCGGGCGCATCGTTCCCGTCTACCCGCTCACGCAGGGGCTGTATCAGCGCCAGGTGCGCCAGCTGACGCGGGCGGCGCTCGACCTGGCGCTTCCGCGCCTCGAGGACCCTCTGCCGCCCGCGTTGCGGGAGCGGAACCGGCTCCCCTCGCTCGCCTGGGCACTCGAGCAGCTGCACTATCCGGAGACGCTCGCGGCAGCCGAGCGAGCTCGCCGCCGCTTGGCCTTCGACGAGTTCCTCGTCTTGCAACTCGGACTCGTTCAACGTCGACTCGCCTGGCATGCCCAAGCGGGCATCGCGATCCCGATCGACCGGGCCTTCCTGGAAACGTTCCTCGCGTCCCTCCCGTTCCAGCTGACCGGAGCGCAGCGACGCGCGCTCGAGGAAATCCTGGCGGATCTCGCCGAGCCGCACCCGATGAGTCGGCTCCTGCAGGGTGATGTCGGCTCCGGTAAGACGGTGGTCGCAGCGGCAGCAGCCTTGCTGGTCCACCGTGCCGGCTATCAGGCAGCCATCCTGGCCCCGACCGAGATCTTGGCCGAACAGCACTTTCGAACCTTGACCCGTCTCTACCATGGCTTGCCTGGCGGAGAACGGCCACTCGTCGCGCTGCTCACTGGAAGCACGCCGGAGCGCGATCGTGGATCGATCCTCGCAGGACTCGCCAGCGGGACGATCAGCATCATCGTCGGGACGCACGCGCTCCTCGAGGAGCGTGTCCAGTTCCGGCGGCTCGCGCTGGCTGTGATCGATGAGCAGCACCGTTTCGGTGTCCTGCAGCGCCACACACTGCGGAGCAAAGGGGAGAACCCCCACGTGCTGGTGATGACCGCCACACCGATTCCCCGTAGCTTGGCACTGGTCCTGCACGGTGATCTCGACCTTTCCATCATCGACGAGTTGCCGCCTGGGCGCCAGCCGGTCAAGACCTACGTCGTACCGGGACGGAAGCGCACGCAGGCCTACGAGTTCGTTCGTCGCGAAATCGAGAAGGGGCATCAGGCTTTCATCATTTGCCCACTGGTGGAGGAGTCGGAGGCGATCGAGGCGCGCGCGGCCACGGCCGAGTACGAGCGTTTGCAGCGCGAAGTCTTCCCTGACTTGCGGCTCGGCCTCTTGCATGGCCGAATGAGCCCTCGGGAAAAAGAGGACGTGATGACGCGTTTCCGGGACGGTGAGCTCCATATCCTCGTTTCGACCGCTGTCGTGGAAGTCGGGATCGATATCCCCAACGCGACGGTCATCCTGATCGAGGGAGCCGAGCGCTTCGGGCTCGCGCAGTTGCACCAGTTCCGCGGTCGCGTCGGTCGCGGTTCCGCGCCGTCCTACTGTCTGCTCGTCTCCGATGCCAGCACGGAGACCGCGCGGCAGCGCTTGGAGGCGGTCGCCAGCACGACCGATGGTTTCCGGCTCGCCGAGATCGACCTCGAGCTGCGTGGTCCAGGCGAGTTCCTCGGGACCCGCCAGAGCGGTCTTCCCAATCTCCGCTTCGCCTCGCTGGCCGATCTGTCCACGCTTCAAGCCGCTCGCCGAACTGCCGAGGATCTTTTGCGCCAGGATCCGTTGCTCGCCGCACCCGAGCATGTTCCCTTGGCCGAGTTGGTCCGTGCGCTCTGGACACGCAGCGTCGCCGACGTGAGCTGA
- a CDS encoding flavin reductase family protein — protein MGRKERREPRLAARLLEPGPVVLVTTHYRAQPNVMTAAWVIPLSLEPPRIGLAVHPSRLTHELLTKGEFFTLNIVTIEYLPALHLCGLLSGRDTDKFTRAQLHPTDALETDVPVLEEAIAQIECGLAARLSLGDHDLFVGEVLAVAADSELFGDRWLHLEEAPLAHHVGGEWYAALARVYRARLPDEEETEAEDHEASGR, from the coding sequence GTGGGACGAAAAGAGCGACGCGAGCCGCGCCTGGCGGCACGATTGCTGGAACCTGGACCGGTCGTTCTGGTCACCACGCACTATCGGGCACAACCGAACGTGATGACCGCGGCATGGGTCATACCGCTGAGTCTCGAACCGCCGCGCATCGGGCTGGCCGTCCACCCCAGCCGCTTGACGCACGAACTCCTCACCAAGGGCGAATTCTTCACCCTGAACATCGTGACGATCGAGTATCTGCCTGCTCTCCACCTCTGCGGCCTCCTCTCCGGCCGCGACACGGACAAATTCACCCGGGCACAGCTCCATCCGACCGATGCGCTCGAGACCGACGTTCCTGTGCTGGAGGAAGCGATCGCACAGATCGAATGCGGGCTCGCGGCGCGACTGAGCCTCGGCGACCACGATCTCTTCGTCGGCGAAGTCCTGGCTGTCGCAGCGGACAGCGAACTTTTCGGCGACCGTTGGCTCCACCTGGAAGAAGCCCCGCTCGCCCATCATGTTGGCGGAGAATGGTACGCCGCCCTGGCTCGCGTTTATCGCGCGCGGCTACCCGACGAAGAGGAAACCGAAGCGGAGGATCACGAAGCGAGCGGCCGATAG
- a CDS encoding glycosyltransferase — MRILMVSKALVNGMYQRKLEELARLPGIELLAVVPPAWHESRVGVLQLERRFVQGYQLVVEPMWFNGHHHIHLYPGLGKQIARFRPDILHIDEEPYNLVTAHAALLGWRYGARMLFFTWQNLYRRYPPPFSWFERLNYRLASMAVAGNQEAAAVLRRKGYQGPLAVIPQFGVDPDLFRPLSVPRADVPTLGFVGRLVPEKGADLVIRALARLPVRVQLEIVGEGTERTRLELLAAQLGVRDRVIFRGSVPAALMPEALNRFDLLVVPSRTRRNWKEQFGRVIIEAMACGVPVVGSSSGEIPHVIGDPSLIFPEDDVEALARLLATLLVNPERLRELGEAGRRRVLAHYTQRRIAEQYYAVYQAMLAAPRARHSTAERS; from the coding sequence ATGCGGATCCTGATGGTCTCGAAGGCCCTGGTCAACGGCATGTACCAGCGCAAGCTCGAGGAGTTAGCGCGCTTGCCCGGCATCGAACTCCTCGCTGTCGTACCGCCAGCCTGGCACGAGAGTCGGGTCGGTGTCCTCCAGTTGGAACGACGCTTCGTCCAAGGCTATCAGCTCGTGGTCGAGCCGATGTGGTTCAACGGGCACCATCACATCCATCTCTATCCAGGCCTGGGTAAGCAGATCGCCCGCTTCCGCCCCGACATCCTGCATATCGATGAGGAACCGTACAACCTGGTGACAGCGCACGCCGCCCTGCTCGGATGGCGCTACGGAGCCCGGATGCTCTTCTTTACCTGGCAAAATCTCTATCGTCGTTACCCCCCTCCGTTCTCCTGGTTCGAGCGGCTGAATTACCGGCTCGCCAGCATGGCGGTAGCAGGCAATCAGGAAGCTGCCGCAGTGCTCCGGCGCAAGGGATACCAGGGACCGCTCGCGGTCATCCCACAGTTCGGTGTCGATCCCGACCTCTTTCGTCCTCTGTCAGTGCCGCGAGCTGACGTCCCCACGCTCGGGTTCGTCGGCCGGCTGGTGCCGGAAAAAGGAGCCGACCTGGTCATCCGGGCGCTGGCACGCTTGCCTGTCCGCGTCCAGCTGGAGATCGTCGGTGAGGGCACCGAGCGGACGCGGCTCGAGCTGCTCGCCGCGCAGCTCGGCGTGCGCGACCGCGTCATCTTCCGCGGGAGCGTGCCAGCCGCACTGATGCCGGAAGCGCTCAATCGCTTCGACCTGTTGGTCGTGCCCTCGCGAACGCGCCGCAACTGGAAGGAACAGTTCGGACGAGTGATCATCGAAGCGATGGCCTGTGGGGTGCCGGTCGTCGGCTCGTCCTCCGGCGAAATTCCGCACGTCATCGGCGACCCGAGCTTGATCTTCCCGGAGGACGACGTCGAGGCGCTGGCACGCCTGCTGGCCACCTTGCTCGTGAACCCGGAGCGATTACGCGAACTCGGGGAAGCAGGCCGGCGGCGTGTCCTCGCGCACTACACGCAGCGGCGCATCGCCGAGCAGTACTATGCGGTTTACCAAGCGATGCTGGCAGCACCACGTGCCCGGCACTCGACTGCCGAGAGGAGTTGA
- a CDS encoding glycosyltransferase family 4 protein, whose translation MAGTRIDVLLDGAFIAQPRTGSGQYTLALWRELARNDDPVVTLALPAQPPVDLADAARALVLVPPTRWPSKVRKLWWEQRGIPQLARAVQPRLVHIPYFAAPLRLSTPFVVTVHDVIPLVLPEYRSSLAMRFYTALMRRTVRRARLILTDSEWSRKDIVRVLGYPAERIRVVPLGVEERFAPTPEPDATQALAQAWGITGPVVLNLGGFDVRKNLPLLVRAFARALPRLPAGTRLVIPGQPHSANPRLYPPLAPLIRELGLEQHVLLPGPVSEEEKLLWYRLASVYAYPSRYEGFGLSPLEAMACGTPVIAARCTSLPEVVGEAGILVEPEEDAFAEALVRVLTDAELRCTLRERGLARARMFSWQRTAEQTLTVYREAIAEAGGNGLRAVVGKPCGS comes from the coding sequence GTGGCAGGAACGCGCATCGATGTGTTACTCGACGGTGCCTTCATCGCCCAGCCACGGACCGGGAGCGGCCAGTACACGCTCGCGCTCTGGCGCGAACTGGCTCGAAACGATGATCCGGTCGTGACCCTCGCGCTCCCAGCGCAGCCACCCGTGGACCTCGCTGACGCGGCACGGGCGCTGGTCCTCGTCCCACCCACTCGTTGGCCGAGTAAGGTGCGCAAGCTCTGGTGGGAGCAACGCGGCATCCCTCAACTCGCTCGCGCAGTCCAGCCGCGACTCGTGCACATCCCCTACTTCGCGGCACCGCTTCGCCTGTCGACTCCCTTCGTCGTCACCGTCCACGACGTCATCCCACTCGTTCTGCCGGAATATCGTTCCTCGTTGGCCATGCGCTTCTACACGGCGCTGATGCGCCGTACTGTGCGACGAGCACGACTCATCCTGACCGATTCCGAGTGGTCCCGGAAGGATATCGTTCGCGTGCTCGGCTATCCGGCCGAGCGGATCCGGGTGGTTCCCCTCGGGGTCGAGGAGCGTTTCGCACCAACTCCTGAACCGGACGCGACGCAGGCACTGGCTCAGGCATGGGGGATTACCGGGCCGGTGGTTCTCAATCTGGGTGGCTTCGATGTCCGGAAAAACCTCCCGCTCCTGGTCCGCGCCTTTGCCCGTGCCCTGCCCCGACTTCCCGCGGGCACTCGCCTGGTCATTCCGGGACAGCCGCACAGTGCGAATCCGCGCCTCTACCCACCGCTGGCACCGCTCATTCGCGAACTCGGTTTGGAACAGCATGTTCTCCTTCCTGGTCCGGTCAGCGAGGAGGAAAAGCTTCTCTGGTATCGACTGGCAAGCGTGTACGCGTACCCCTCTCGCTACGAGGGGTTCGGGCTGTCACCGCTCGAAGCGATGGCCTGTGGTACTCCGGTCATCGCGGCTCGCTGCACGAGCTTGCCAGAAGTTGTCGGAGAAGCTGGAATCCTGGTCGAACCGGAAGAGGACGCCTTCGCGGAGGCACTGGTGCGCGTCTTGACCGATGCGGAACTCCGCTGCACGCTGCGCGAGCGGGGTCTCGCGCGTGCCAGAATGTTCAGCTGGCAACGGACAGCTGAGCAGACCCTCACGGTCTACCGCGAGGCGATCGCAGAGGCTGGTGGGAACGGCTTGCGAGCAGTGGTCGGAAAACCATGCGGATCCTGA
- the rpmB gene encoding 50S ribosomal protein L28, which translates to MAMCELCGKKPMFGHNVSHSNRKTNRKFKPNVQRVTVILNGVPKRMRICTRCLRTLYKEAREA; encoded by the coding sequence ATGGCGATGTGCGAACTCTGTGGCAAGAAGCCGATGTTCGGCCATAACGTCAGCCACTCCAACCGGAAGACGAACCGGAAGTTCAAGCCGAATGTCCAGCGGGTGACGGTCATCCTGAACGGTGTCCCGAAGCGTATGCGCATCTGCACACGCTGCCTCCGAACACTCTACAAAGAGGCTCGCGAGGCGTAG
- the prmC gene encoding peptide chain release factor N(5)-glutamine methyltransferase, whose protein sequence is MLTLRDVLRRATERLRQSGSPTPRLDAEVLLCHVLGIDRAELYRRLPEQPPGTLERFWELVARRERGEPVAYLTGHREFYGLDFLVTPETLIPRPETEFLVTWAAERLRARHDEPRCVDVGTGCGAIIVSLAVTLGKQHPAVLVGSDRSLAALQVARVNRERLAPGRVHLVCGDLLSWCRGPLDLVVANLPYLRPDQWHPGLAWEPAEALFAPDEGFGWYARLLPQVATLLRSGGGCIVEIDPAQAERALSTARSLFPHGKIAIRRDLAGLSRYLTIELPDPT, encoded by the coding sequence GTGCTCACGTTGCGCGACGTCTTGCGCCGAGCGACCGAGCGGCTGCGCCAGAGCGGCAGTCCCACGCCGCGGCTGGATGCCGAAGTGCTCCTCTGCCATGTGCTCGGCATTGACCGTGCCGAACTCTATCGCCGACTTCCGGAGCAGCCACCGGGTACGCTGGAGCGGTTTTGGGAACTCGTCGCCCGGCGGGAACGCGGCGAGCCGGTAGCCTACCTGACCGGCCATCGCGAGTTCTACGGCCTCGATTTTCTCGTCACACCGGAGACGCTGATCCCCCGTCCAGAGACAGAGTTCCTCGTCACCTGGGCAGCCGAACGACTGCGCGCACGGCACGACGAGCCCCGCTGTGTCGACGTCGGAACCGGTTGCGGGGCGATCATCGTCTCGCTCGCCGTGACGCTGGGGAAGCAGCATCCAGCAGTGCTCGTTGGAAGCGACCGCTCGCTGGCAGCCCTCCAGGTGGCTCGCGTAAATCGCGAGCGACTGGCGCCCGGGCGCGTGCATCTCGTGTGTGGCGATCTCTTGAGCTGGTGTCGGGGACCGCTCGATTTGGTGGTCGCCAATCTCCCGTATCTTCGCCCAGACCAGTGGCACCCCGGTCTCGCTTGGGAACCCGCGGAAGCACTCTTCGCCCCGGACGAGGGATTCGGCTGGTATGCTCGCCTGCTCCCGCAAGTTGCCACGCTGCTGCGGTCCGGTGGTGGTTGCATCGTCGAGATCGATCCAGCACAAGCAGAGCGGGCGCTTTCGACAGCCCGCTCCCTCTTTCCACACGGAAAGATCGCGATACGACGCGACCTCGCTGGCTTGTCTCGCTACCTCACCATCGAGCTGCCCGATCCAACCTGA
- the prfA gene encoding peptide chain release factor 1: MTTQTVSVLDKLAELEQRFDEVERQLADPDVATDPQRVAQLARERAELEEIVALYRQLKDIDRQVAQAEELLEAEDPDLVELAAEEIDRLREYRETIYQELRRRLVPRDPNDEKDVIVEIRAGTGGEEAALFAADLFRMYTRYAERQGWKVEVLSSSPTELGGFKEIIFEVRGKGAYSHFKHESGVHRVQRVPITESSGRIHTSTATVAVLPEADEVEVHIDEDDLRIEVFRSSGHGGQSVNTTDSAVRITHLPTGIVVSCQDERSQLKNRLKAMAVLRARLYELQRRKLEEERTGLRRQQVGTGERAEKIRTYNFPQDRVTDHRLKLTVNNLPAVLDGEIDIFIQELQALEMAERLRAAGID; this comes from the coding sequence GTGACGACTCAGACGGTATCCGTACTCGACAAACTCGCCGAACTCGAGCAGCGCTTCGATGAGGTGGAACGACAGCTCGCCGATCCGGACGTCGCCACCGATCCTCAGCGCGTGGCACAACTGGCACGCGAGCGAGCGGAACTCGAGGAGATCGTCGCGCTGTACCGCCAGCTCAAGGATATCGACCGGCAAGTCGCTCAAGCGGAAGAACTCCTGGAGGCCGAGGATCCCGATCTGGTGGAACTGGCTGCCGAGGAGATCGACCGGCTGCGCGAGTACCGCGAGACGATCTATCAGGAGCTGCGGCGTCGTCTCGTCCCGCGCGATCCGAACGACGAGAAAGACGTCATCGTGGAAATCCGAGCGGGTACTGGAGGCGAAGAGGCTGCGCTCTTCGCGGCCGATCTTTTCCGCATGTATACCCGCTACGCGGAGCGACAGGGTTGGAAGGTGGAGGTGCTCTCCAGTAGCCCGACCGAACTCGGAGGATTCAAGGAGATCATCTTCGAGGTGCGGGGCAAGGGGGCCTACAGCCACTTCAAGCACGAGAGCGGTGTCCACCGCGTTCAGCGCGTTCCGATCACCGAATCGTCCGGCCGCATCCATACCTCGACGGCGACCGTCGCCGTGCTTCCCGAAGCAGACGAGGTCGAAGTGCACATCGACGAAGACGACTTGCGCATCGAAGTCTTCCGTTCCAGTGGACACGGTGGACAGAGCGTCAATACGACCGACTCAGCCGTGCGGATCACGCACCTTCCGACTGGAATCGTCGTGAGCTGCCAAGACGAGCGGTCGCAGCTCAAGAATCGTCTCAAGGCGATGGCGGTCCTCCGGGCACGGCTCTACGAACTCCAACGACGCAAGCTCGAAGAGGAGCGGACCGGGTTGCGCCGGCAGCAGGTCGGCACAGGTGAACGGGCAGAAAAGATCCGCACGTACAACTTCCCCCAAGACCGTGTGACCGATCATCGTCTCAAGCTGACGGTCAACAACCTGCCAGCCGTACTGGACGGCGAGATCGATATCTTCATTCAGGAACTGCAAGCGCTGGAAATGGCCGAACGCCTGCGAGCAGCTGGCATCGACTGA
- a CDS encoding TIGR00725 family protein has protein sequence MKSARHVAVCGPHEATPEEQALAERLGELLAVSGLTVVCGGRGGVMAAVCRGAKRRGGQTIGILPGTDPSDANEWVDHPICTGLGEARNVVVVASGRVVIAVGGGLGTLSEIALALKLGRPVIALRSWPLDASLLSRAGATISEVATPEEAVNQVLAVLSVQPTGGAEL, from the coding sequence ATGAAATCAGCAAGACACGTTGCGGTCTGCGGCCCGCACGAGGCGACACCGGAGGAACAGGCACTGGCCGAACGCCTGGGAGAACTCCTGGCCGTTTCTGGTCTGACGGTTGTCTGCGGCGGTCGCGGTGGGGTCATGGCGGCCGTGTGTCGGGGCGCCAAACGCAGAGGGGGTCAGACGATCGGTATCCTACCTGGCACCGATCCGTCAGACGCCAACGAATGGGTCGACCATCCGATCTGTACTGGTTTGGGTGAGGCACGCAACGTTGTCGTCGTCGCTTCCGGGCGCGTGGTCATCGCGGTCGGCGGCGGACTTGGTACGCTCTCCGAGATCGCATTGGCACTCAAGTTGGGGCGCCCAGTGATCGCCCTGCGCTCCTGGCCGCTCGATGCCTCTCTACTCTCACGGGCTGGCGCCACGATCAGCGAGGTCGCCACACCAGAGGAAGCAGTCAACCAGGTCCTCGCTGTCCTCAGCGTTCAACCCACCGGAGGAGCAGAGCTGTGA